The DNA region TTTTAGGCATTCCCTTTGTAGATCTTAAAAATCAAAAGATTGATTTTGAAGTTTTGTCTCTAATTCCGGAGCCGGTGGCTAGAAGTCACAGCATTGTGGCTTTTCGAAAGACTAAAGATTCTCTTGAGGTGGCAATGCTTGATACTGATGATTTACCAGCGATTGATTTTGTCAGGAAGCGGGTTGGCTTGAAGATTCTACCCCGCTTGACCAATGAAGAGTCAATTAGAGATGTTATTCTCCAGTATCAAAAATCACTTAAAGCTGAATTCGGAGAAATAATCAAAAAAGAATCAGATTCTCTGAAAATGGTGACAGAAGGCGGACCCGAGGAGATGTCGGGCGACGATTTGAAAAAGCTGGCGGAGGATTTGCCGGTCGTAAGGATTGTTGACACTCTTCTCAAACACGCAATTATTCAAAAGGCGTCCGATATTCATATTGAACCACTGGAGAGCCAAGTTGTTGTTCGTTATCGCATAGATGGAATTTTGCGCGATGCGATGGTTTTGCCGAAAAATGTCGCTTTAAGCATAATTGCTAGAATAAAAGTTCTTGCTAACTTGAAATTGGATGAAAAGCGCTTGCCGCAAGACGGTCGTTTCAGGATTGATATGGCCAGCGAGAAAGTTTCTTTTCGCGTCTCAACTCTGCCGGTGTATTACGGAGAAAAAGCTGTTATGCGCCTTTTGCGCGAGAACGCCTCCGGTTTTACTTTGGAATTACTTGGTTTTCACGGTGAGGCCCTAGAAAGAATTCACACTGCCACACGGCTTTCAAACGGAATGATTTTGACCACCGGTCCGACCGGTTCCGGAAAAACCACAACTTTGTATTCGGTTTTAGAAATTTTGAATACCCCGGATGTAAATATTTCAACCATTGAGGATCCAGTTGAATATCAAATGAATAGAGTGAATCAAACCCAGGTCAAACCGGAAATTGGACTGACTTTTGCTGCCGGATTGAGAACTCTTGTCCGTCAAGATCCAGACATAATTATGGTTGGCGAAATTCGAGACAATGAGACAGCTTCTTTGGCGGTCAACGCCGCCCTGACTGGTCATTTAGTGTTGTCCACTTTGCACACCAATTCGGCTGCGGGCGCTATTCCTCGTCTGATCGACATGAAGGTTGAGCCGTTTCTTATTGTTTCAACCGTTAATGTTGTGATTGCTCAACGCTTGGTTAGAAAATTAACGGAAAAAAGGGAGAAACATTTTCTGACTCAAGCCGAATTAGACAATTTAGGCAAAATGGTTGATCTGGAAAGAATTTTGGATTTTCTTAAAGAGGAAAAAATTGTTGACGCAAAAGCCGATTGGAAAGAAATTCCTTTTTTCAAACCAAAGCCGGGTGAAGAATCGGAAGATGGATTTAGCGGTAGAATCGGAATATATGAAGTTTTAAAAATCTCACCTTCTATAAAAGAATTAATCTTACAGAGTAAAACCGACAAAGAAATAGAAGAGCGAGCTAAAAAAGAGGGAATGATGACAATGATTGAAGATGGGATTTTTAAGGCGGTTCAGGGCTACACTACTATTGAAGAGATTTTAAGGGTTATTTCAGAATAAAAATAAAATGAAATTTAATTTCAAAGCGATTAAATCAACAGGCGAGCGTTATGAAGGTGTCAGGGAGGCAGTTGACGAGCGCTCTCTTTATAGTGAATTGAAAAAAGCGGGAGATACTGTAATTTCAGTTTTTGAAGTTAAAGGTAAAAAGAAGAATTCTTTGGTGGCGAGTTTGTCCGGACTTTTTGGACGAGTTGGAGCATCTGAAAAAATAAATTTTGCGAAGAATCTCGGTTCGATGATTGATTCGGGGTTGCCAATGACGCGCTCTCTTTCGGTTTTGGAAAGGCAAACTAGAAACAAAAAATTCAAAACAATAATTTCACGGATTCAACAAGGCGTTGGTCGCGGTGAATCTTTGAGTGAGTCGGTGACGCAATTTCCCGAAGTTTTCTCGCCCCTCTTTGTTTCTATGGTTAAGGCGGGCGAAGAAAGCGGAAGTATCGCTAAATCGCTTAAGTCTGTATCTGAACAAATGGAAAGAACACGTCTTTTGGTCAGCAGGTTGAGGGGGGCAATGATTTATCCGGCGATCGTAATCTCGGTAATGCTTATAATCAGTGTTTTGTTGCTTATCTTTCTGGTACCAACTTTGACCCAGACTTTTTCCGAGCTTGATCTGGATTTGCCCTTGAGCACCAGAATAATAATTGGCTTAAGTAGCTTTCTTAAAGAAAATACTTTTTCTTCTTTGCTTATCTTGGTTTTTCTAGTTTCTTCAATGGCTTTTATTTTCCGGACGAAAGGTGGTAGAAGAGTGTTGAGTTTCAGTTTTCTTAAAATGCCGGTGATTTCAGCTTTGATAAAAGAAAGCAATTCCGCCCGCACAGCTCGCACGCTTTCAAGTTTATTATCCGCTGGAGTTGATTTTTTGGTTGCGATTCAGATAACTCAAGAGGTTGTTCAAAACCCCTTCTACAAAAAAGTCTTGAAAAAAGCCGAGGAGAATGTGAAAAAAGGCGATTCCATTGCTTCGGTTTTCTTGGAAAAGAACGCTCAGAATTTGTATCCGCCTTTTGTCGGCGAAATGGTTTCTATTGGGGAAGAAACTGGGAAGCTTTCGGAAATGTTTTCCAATATCGCCGATTTTTATGAAGAAGAAGTCAATCAAAAGACCAAGAATTTTTCTACGATTGTTGAACCGGTTTTGATGGTTTTTATCGGACTCTTTGTTGGTATTTTTGCTGTCTCAATGCTCGGTCCGATTTACTCGCTCGTTGATGCACTGTAGAATAACAATCAGTTTTTGTGCAGAAGGTTTAGCTTTTTATGTCAAAAATCAAAAATCAAAAATCTTTTTTTAAGCAGGGTTTTACTCTTCTTGAAATTCTTGTTGTCATCGTTATTGTCACCATCTTATCGTTTATTTCCTACGCTTCTTTTGCCGCCTTGCATAAAAACAGAATATTAGAAAAAGAAGCGGGTGTTGTAGTTTCTGTGCTCGAAGAAGCGCGCTCTCTCTCAATTTCTTCAAAAGATGCCTCACAATACGGAGTTTTTTTTGAAGTTGGGGGCAATACAATAGCTTTGTTTTCCGGAGCTAATTATTCTCCCGAGTCGCAAGACAACAAAGTTTATATTTTAGATGAACTGGTTGTCATTTCTGGAGTAAATTTGGTCGGTGGGGAGACCGACACAGTTGTTTTCCAAAGATTGACTGGCGCGACTGATCAACATGGGACAATTGTTATTGCTCGCACTCAAGATTCAGAGGACAATATTACTATCGCTGTCTATCCGACCGGTGTAATAGAGAGATTAGAATAGTCTAATATTTTTATGAAGAATAGAAACAATAGAGGGTTGACTGTTGTGGAGCTTTTGGTGGCAGTTGCGATTATAACGGTTTTTATAACCTCAATTGCTTATTCGTATTCGGCTATTTTGCGATTGGCTTTTAATAACACACTAAGCATTAAAGCTGCTTTTCTGCTTGAGGATACGGTAGAAGCGGTAAAATTTTTGAAAAGAGTCAGCTGGCAAAATAAT from Candidatus Paceibacterota bacterium includes:
- a CDS encoding type II secretion system F family protein, translated to MKFNFKAIKSTGERYEGVREAVDERSLYSELKKAGDTVISVFEVKGKKKNSLVASLSGLFGRVGASEKINFAKNLGSMIDSGLPMTRSLSVLERQTRNKKFKTIISRIQQGVGRGESLSESVTQFPEVFSPLFVSMVKAGEESGSIAKSLKSVSEQMERTRLLVSRLRGAMIYPAIVISVMLIISVLLLIFLVPTLTQTFSELDLDLPLSTRIIIGLSSFLKENTFSSLLILVFLVSSMAFIFRTKGGRRVLSFSFLKMPVISALIKESNSARTARTLSSLLSAGVDFLVAIQITQEVVQNPFYKKVLKKAEENVKKGDSIASVFLEKNAQNLYPPFVGEMVSIGEETGKLSEMFSNIADFYEEEVNQKTKNFSTIVEPVLMVFIGLFVGIFAVSMLGPIYSLVDAL
- a CDS encoding GspE/PulE family protein — its product is MHVNSEQLKEFIVDSGLISQKDLKEAEKKSKSEKKQLEDVLLKNNLLNTDELRRIQAMVLGIPFVDLKNQKIDFEVLSLIPEPVARSHSIVAFRKTKDSLEVAMLDTDDLPAIDFVRKRVGLKILPRLTNEESIRDVILQYQKSLKAEFGEIIKKESDSLKMVTEGGPEEMSGDDLKKLAEDLPVVRIVDTLLKHAIIQKASDIHIEPLESQVVVRYRIDGILRDAMVLPKNVALSIIARIKVLANLKLDEKRLPQDGRFRIDMASEKVSFRVSTLPVYYGEKAVMRLLRENASGFTLELLGFHGEALERIHTATRLSNGMILTTGPTGSGKTTTLYSVLEILNTPDVNISTIEDPVEYQMNRVNQTQVKPEIGLTFAAGLRTLVRQDPDIIMVGEIRDNETASLAVNAALTGHLVLSTLHTNSAAGAIPRLIDMKVEPFLIVSTVNVVIAQRLVRKLTEKREKHFLTQAELDNLGKMVDLERILDFLKEEKIVDAKADWKEIPFFKPKPGEESEDGFSGRIGIYEVLKISPSIKELILQSKTDKEIEERAKKEGMMTMIEDGIFKAVQGYTTIEEILRVISE
- a CDS encoding prepilin-type N-terminal cleavage/methylation domain-containing protein, whose translation is MSKIKNQKSFFKQGFTLLEILVVIVIVTILSFISYASFAALHKNRILEKEAGVVVSVLEEARSLSISSKDASQYGVFFEVGGNTIALFSGANYSPESQDNKVYILDELVVISGVNLVGGETDTVVFQRLTGATDQHGTIVIARTQDSEDNITIAVYPTGVIERLE